In the genome of Drosophila yakuba strain Tai18E2 chromosome 3R, Prin_Dyak_Tai18E2_2.1, whole genome shotgun sequence, one region contains:
- the LOC6538593 gene encoding fork head domain-containing protein FD4: MPRPSRESYGEQKPPYSYISLTAMAIWSSPEKMLPLSDIYKFITDRFPYYRKNTQRWQNSLRHNLSFNDCFIKVPRRPDRPGKGAYWALHPQAFDMFENGSLLRRRKRFKLHKNDKDLLNEELTALANLNRFFFTTRNGGSAAHMSPLDMNSAAAMRLDPLPRSTAHMPNSLGPGVPLPHVMPAAAMSGADHTNLTDMGLTNLPALTSSEIEGPLSLRPKRSFTIESLITPDKPEHPSEDEDDDDDRVDIDVVECSSGISRYPTTPAASEEYLSASRSSRTEDPLPPMHTINAGAHVPFLHYATGANVAGLPATGMPSSPTTYELAISHPLFMMAAPIANMHNIYYNNVTLVAPAQQYRSPEVQNRIDNDMRTI; the protein is encoded by the coding sequence ATGCCCCGGCCCTCGCGAGAATCCTACGGCGAACAGAAGCCCCCCTATTCGTATATTTCGCTGACGGCCATGGCCATCTGGAGTTCGCCGGAGAAAATGCTACCGCTCAGCGATATCTACAAGTTTATCACGGACCGTTTTCCGTACTACCGCAAGAACACCCAGCGCTGGCAGAATTCGTTGCGGCACAATCTCAGCTTCAACGACTGCTTCATCAAGGTGCCCCGACGGCCGGACAGACCCGGCAAAGGAGCCTACTGGGCACTCCATCCGCAGGCCTTCGACATGTTCGAGAACGGCAGTTTGCTGCGGCGGAGGAAGCGCTTCAAGCTGCACAAGAACGACAAGGATCTGCTCAACGAGGAGCTAACTGCACTAGCGAATCTCAATAGGTTCTTCTTCACCACCCGCAACGGAGGCAGTGCAGCGCACATGTCGCCGCTGGACATGAACAGTGCGGCCGCCATGAGGCTGGATCCTCTGCCCAGGAGCACGGCACACATGCCGAACTCTTTGGGTCCAGGTGTGCCGCTGCCGCACGTAATGCCCGCCGCCGCCATGTCCGGTGCGGATCACACGAATCTAACGGACATGGGACTGACCAATCTGCCCGCGCTAACCAGCTCCGAGATCGAGGGACCGCTGAGCCTGCGACCCAAGCGTTCCTTCACGATAGAGAGCCTGATCACGCCCGACAAGCCCGAACATCCGtcggaggacgaggacgacgacgatgatcGCGTCGACATCGATGTGGTTGAGTGCAGCAGCGGCATCAGCCGCTATCCCACCACGCCCGCCGCCTCCGAGGAGTATCTGTCTGCCAGCCGATCGAGCCGCACCGAGGATCCACTGCCGCCGATGCACACGATCAACGCCGGTGCCCACGTGCCCTTCCTGCACTACGCCACCGGCGCCAATGTGGCCGGACTGCCAGCCACGGGTATGCCCAGTAGCCCCACCACCTACGAGCTGGCCATCTCGCATCCGCTCTTCATGATGGCGGCCCCCATTGCCAACATGCACAACATCTACTACAACAACGTCACCCTCGTCGCTCCGGCGCAGCAATATCGGAGTCCCGAGGTGCAGAATAGAATAGACAACGATATGCGTACGATATAG
- the LOC6538595 gene encoding glucoside xylosyltransferase 2 isoform X1 encodes MVNKKQHLHMCLLCLIALAILSYFVHQRPSLATETKGKVVGYNAVQTGKPPLYIVVVCCGQRVQETLVMIKSAILFNYDEEYLKFVIFTEDGKGDEFREKLTDWREIKPFTFDFEILPLKFPSGNEVEWRNLFKPCAAQRLFLPSLLTHVDSLLYVDTDILFLSPISDIWRFFKKFNETQMSALTPEHENENIGWYNRFARHPFYGRLGVNSGVMLMNLTRMREMKWEQHIVSIHKEYKLRIIWGDQDIINILFYYHPDKLYIMPCEYNYRPDHCMYMSICNMTHAGVKVIHGNRGYFHSDRQPLFKSIYEAMENYQLGSNANTDFLMPLHAALSIPSVNNSSCGKVSNEVLKVANAVISKRYREV; translated from the exons atggtaaataaaaaa CAACATCTTCACatgtgtttgctttgcttaATTGCATTAGCGATACTTTCATATTTCGTCCATCAGCGACCTTCCTTGGCAACCGAAACCAAGGGAAAGGTGGTCGGTTATAATGCTGT GCAGACTGGGAAACCCCCGCTTTACATCGTGGTGGTATGTTGCGGTCAGAGGGTCCAGGAGACTCTGGTTATGATCAAGTCGGCCATTCTGTTCAACTACGACGAGGAGTACCTCAAGTTTGTGATCTTCACGGAGGACGGGAAGGGTGATGAGTTCAGAGAAAAGTTGACCGACTGGCGCGAAATCAAGCCATTTACATTTGACTTTGAGATTTTGCCACTAAAGTTTCCCAGTGGCAATGAAGTCGAGTGGAGGAATCTCTTCAAGCCATGTGCAGCTCAACGTCTCTTTTTGCCG TCATTGCTAACGCATGTGGACTCATTGTTGTATGTTGACACGGACATATTGTTTTTGTCGCCCATCTCGGATATCTGGCGATTCTTTAAGAAGTTCAATGAGACGCAAATGTCCGCATTGACGCCCGAGCACGAGAACGAAAACATTGGGTGGTACAATCGCTTTGCACGACATCCATTCTATGGCCGGCTTGGCGTTAATTCCGGCGTTATGCTAATGAATCTCACACGGATGAGAGAAATGAAATGGGAGCAACATATCGTGTCTATTCATAAGGAGTACAAGCTACGTATTATTTGGGGGGATCAAGACATTATCAATATACTATTTTACTATCATCCTGATAAGCTGTACATCATGCCATGCGAATACAACTACCGTCCAGATCACTGCATGTATATGAGCATATGCAACATGACCCACGCTGGCGTTAAGGTAATCCACGGAAATCGTGGCTATTTCCACTCAGACAGGCAGCCACTCTTTAAGAGCATCTACGAGGCCATGGAGAATTACCAACTGGGCTCCAATGCCAACACCGACTTCCTAATGCCCTTGCATGCAGCACTCAGTATACCATCCGTTAATAATTCAAGCTGTGGAAAAGTATCAAATGAAGTCTTAAAAGTGGCGAATGCAGTTATAAGTAAAAGGTACAGGGAAGTCTAG
- the LOC6538594 gene encoding U3 small nucleolar ribonucleoprotein protein IMP4, translated as MLRKQARQRREYLYNKALTERLKSKQKIQETVVQSINENKSIGSKNVKKSLTAYKSLKYADEGVDDRTVNDEYHYAGCEDPKIMLTTSHNPSSRLKMFMKELRLIIPNAQQMNRGNYQLTTLMHACRANNVTDFLIVHEHRGIPDSLVVCHLPYGPTAFFNISDVVMRHDIPDIGHMSEQKPHLIFNNFKTPIGLRTVKILKHLFPVPKENSQRVMSFLNHNDSIIFRHHQYKYVNKELELSEVGPRFSLKLYQIKLGTLENIKAADTEWINRPYMNTSQKRLIFSNDPGIINKDTEA; from the exons atgctgcgAAAACAAGCCAGACAACGAAGGGAATACCTGTATAATAAAGCCCTCACTGAGCGCCTAAAgtccaaacaaaaaattcagGAGACCGTCGTGCAAAGCATCAATGAAAACAAGTCAATTGGCTCCAAAAATGTGAAGAAGAGTCTCACCGCCTACAAGTCGCTGAAATACGCGGATGAGG GTGTAGACGACCGCACTGTCAATGATGAGTACCACTATGCCGGATGCGAGGATCCGAAAATAATGCTGACCACCTCGCACAACCCCTCGTCGAGATTGAAAATGTTCATGAAGGAGCTGCGGCTGATAATCCCAAATGCGCAGCAGATGAACAGAGGAAACTACCAGCTGACTACACTAATGCACGCCTGTCGTGCGAATAATGTAACCGATTTCCTAATTGTCCATGAGCATCGTGGCATCCCGGACAGTCTTGTGGTCTGTCATCTTCCGTATGGTCCAACTGCCTTCTTCAACATATCCGATGTGGTCATGCGACATGATATCCCCGACATCGGACACATGAGCGAGCAGAAGCCacacttaatatttaataactttaaaacGCCAATTGGTCTGAGAACTGTAAAGATACTCAAACACTTGTTTCCAGTGCCCAAGGAGAACTCCCAAAGAGTTATGTCGTTCCTTAACCACAATGACTCGATTATATTCAGACATCATCAGTACAAATATGTGAACAAGGAGTTGGAGCTCAGCGAAGTGGGGCCGAGATTCTCGCTGAAGCTGTACCAAATTAAGCTTGGCACTTTGGAGAACATCAAGGCAGCTGACACAGAATGGATTAACCGTCCTTATATGAATACCTCGCAGAAGAGGCTCATCTTTTCTAACGATCCGGGAATAATAAATAAGGACACTGAGGCTTAG
- the LOC6538595 gene encoding glucoside xylosyltransferase 2 isoform X2: MQHLHMCLLCLIALAILSYFVHQRPSLATETKGKVVGYNAVQTGKPPLYIVVVCCGQRVQETLVMIKSAILFNYDEEYLKFVIFTEDGKGDEFREKLTDWREIKPFTFDFEILPLKFPSGNEVEWRNLFKPCAAQRLFLPSLLTHVDSLLYVDTDILFLSPISDIWRFFKKFNETQMSALTPEHENENIGWYNRFARHPFYGRLGVNSGVMLMNLTRMREMKWEQHIVSIHKEYKLRIIWGDQDIINILFYYHPDKLYIMPCEYNYRPDHCMYMSICNMTHAGVKVIHGNRGYFHSDRQPLFKSIYEAMENYQLGSNANTDFLMPLHAALSIPSVNNSSCGKVSNEVLKVANAVISKRYREV; encoded by the exons atg CAACATCTTCACatgtgtttgctttgcttaATTGCATTAGCGATACTTTCATATTTCGTCCATCAGCGACCTTCCTTGGCAACCGAAACCAAGGGAAAGGTGGTCGGTTATAATGCTGT GCAGACTGGGAAACCCCCGCTTTACATCGTGGTGGTATGTTGCGGTCAGAGGGTCCAGGAGACTCTGGTTATGATCAAGTCGGCCATTCTGTTCAACTACGACGAGGAGTACCTCAAGTTTGTGATCTTCACGGAGGACGGGAAGGGTGATGAGTTCAGAGAAAAGTTGACCGACTGGCGCGAAATCAAGCCATTTACATTTGACTTTGAGATTTTGCCACTAAAGTTTCCCAGTGGCAATGAAGTCGAGTGGAGGAATCTCTTCAAGCCATGTGCAGCTCAACGTCTCTTTTTGCCG TCATTGCTAACGCATGTGGACTCATTGTTGTATGTTGACACGGACATATTGTTTTTGTCGCCCATCTCGGATATCTGGCGATTCTTTAAGAAGTTCAATGAGACGCAAATGTCCGCATTGACGCCCGAGCACGAGAACGAAAACATTGGGTGGTACAATCGCTTTGCACGACATCCATTCTATGGCCGGCTTGGCGTTAATTCCGGCGTTATGCTAATGAATCTCACACGGATGAGAGAAATGAAATGGGAGCAACATATCGTGTCTATTCATAAGGAGTACAAGCTACGTATTATTTGGGGGGATCAAGACATTATCAATATACTATTTTACTATCATCCTGATAAGCTGTACATCATGCCATGCGAATACAACTACCGTCCAGATCACTGCATGTATATGAGCATATGCAACATGACCCACGCTGGCGTTAAGGTAATCCACGGAAATCGTGGCTATTTCCACTCAGACAGGCAGCCACTCTTTAAGAGCATCTACGAGGCCATGGAGAATTACCAACTGGGCTCCAATGCCAACACCGACTTCCTAATGCCCTTGCATGCAGCACTCAGTATACCATCCGTTAATAATTCAAGCTGTGGAAAAGTATCAAATGAAGTCTTAAAAGTGGCGAATGCAGTTATAAGTAAAAGGTACAGGGAAGTCTAG